One Esox lucius isolate fEsoLuc1 chromosome 1, fEsoLuc1.pri, whole genome shotgun sequence genomic region harbors:
- the bbc3 gene encoding bcl-2-binding component 3 isoform X1 produces the protein MSQIASGLSSTSKTAPVMARPQMESGVDHRSRGRQHSCRMEVHRPDAWPGGSLHPHQAGYQTYQQYPNMNSQPSQDHAPPGREAPLPPSAPLQDTPGRESTDPERERHGTTDREALPDLLPQRERSPQASPQHRAPRRADLWWDDEVAERVAHQLRRIGDDLNATFVQRVDDVPQRQDWRGLCLGVLHFLSDTLSTLYRLI, from the exons ACTGCACCTGTTATGGCCCGCCCCCAGATGGAGAGTGGAGTGGACCACCGCAGCCGGGGCAGACAACACAGTTGCCGCATGGAGGTGCACCGTCCGGACGCCTGGCCCGGCGGAAGCCTCCACCCCCACCAGGCTGGGTACCAGACCTACCAACAGTACCCCAACATGAACAGTCAGCCCAGCCAGGATCATGCACCCCCCGGGAGAGAAGCCCCCCTGCCCCCAAGTGCCCCCCTGCAGGACACCCCAGGAAGAGAGAGCACAG ATCCAGAACGAGAGCGCCACGGCACCACGGACAGGGAGGCCCTGCCTGATCTGCTGCCCCAGAGAGAGCGCTCTCCCCAGGCTTCCCCCCAGCACAGAGCCCCTAGGAGAGCGGACCTGTGGTGGGACGACGAGGTGGCGGAAAGAGTCGCCCACCAGCTGAGGAGAATCGGTGATGACCTGAATGCTACCTTTGTCCAGCGAGTG gaTGATGTTCCCCAGCGGCAGGACTGGAGAGGCCTGTGTCTAGGGGTCCTCCACTTCCTTTCGGATACCCTCAGCACTCTGTACCGACTGATATAG
- the sae1 gene encoding SUMO-activating enzyme subunit 1, with protein MIDMIEKEDSIISEEEAAQYDRQIRLWGLDAQKRLRGSRVLLVGLRGLGAEVAKNLILAGVKGLTLLDHEQVTEESCRAQFLIPVSAQGQNRAQASLERAQYLNPMVAVKADTDRVEEKPDEFFLQFDAVCLTGCSRDLMIRVDQLCSQNNIKVFCGDVFGYHGYMFSDLGLEHNYVEEKPKAVKPKTEESNEHDGPEAKKPKVDPSETTMIKKTASFCCLKDALEVDWTSEKAKSSLKRTPVDYFLLHVLLKFRTDKGRDPNPESFAEDSTLLRQIRDDVLEAMTLSSELLPHDFVSYCFSEMAPVCAVVGGVLGQEVVKALSQRDAPHRNFFFFDGMKGSGVVDYFGPN; from the exons ATGATAGATATGATTGAGAAGGAAGACTCCATCATTAGCGAGGAAGAGGCGGCTCAGTATGACCGGCAAATCCGACTATGGGGTCTGGATGCACAAAAGAG GCTGCGGGGGTCTCGTGTGCTTCTGGTTGGGCTCAGGGGCCTGGGGGCTGAAGTGGCCAAAAATCTCATCCTGGCTGGAGTGAAGGGGTTAACCTTGCTTGACCATGAACAG GTGACAGAGGAGTCGTGTCGAGCCCAGTTCCTAATCCCGGTTAGCGCTCAGGGCCAGAACCGAGCTCAGGCCTCTCTGGAGCGAGCCCAGTACCTCAACCCCATGGTGGCGGTCAAGGCAGACACTGACAGGGTTGAGGAGAAACCAGATGAGTTCTTCCTTCAGTTTGATGCA GTGTGTTTGACAGGCTGCTCCAGGGATCTGATGATACGAGTGGACCAGCTATGTTCCCAGAACAACAtcaaagtgttctgtggtgaTGTATTTGGTTACCATGGATACATGTTCTCCGACCTTGGCCTGGAGCACAACTATGttga GGAGAAGCCAAAAGCAGTTAAGCCCAAAACAGAGGAGTCCAATGAACACGATGGGCCTGAGGCCAAGAAGCCGAAGGTCGACCCCAGCGAGACCACCATGATCAAGAAG ACGGCCAGCTTCTGCTGCTTGAAAGATGCTCTGGAAGTGGATTGGACCAGTGAGAAGGCCAAGAGTAGTCTGAAGCGCACGCCCGTGGACTACTTCCTACTGCATG TGCTGCTGAAGTTCCGTACAGACAAAGGTCGTGACCCCAACCCAGAAAGCTTTGCGGAGGACTCTACTCTCCTGAGGCAGATCCGCGACGACGTCCTGGAGGCCATGACTTTGAGCAGCGAGCTGCTGCCCCACGACTTTGTCAG TTACTGCTTCTCAGAGATGGCCCCTGTGTGCGCCGTGGTGGGGGGCGTGCTGGGACAGGAGGTCGTCAAG GCTCTTTCCCAGAGAGATGCGCCACACAGGAACTTTTTCTTCTTTGATGGTATGAAAGGCAGTGGAGTGGTGGACTACTTCGGTCCAAATTGA
- the bbc3 gene encoding bcl-2-binding component 3 isoform X2, with amino-acid sequence MARPQMESGVDHRSRGRQHSCRMEVHRPDAWPGGSLHPHQAGYQTYQQYPNMNSQPSQDHAPPGREAPLPPSAPLQDTPGRESTDPERERHGTTDREALPDLLPQRERSPQASPQHRAPRRADLWWDDEVAERVAHQLRRIGDDLNATFVQRVDDVPQRQDWRGLCLGVLHFLSDTLSTLYRLI; translated from the exons ATGGCCCGCCCCCAGATGGAGAGTGGAGTGGACCACCGCAGCCGGGGCAGACAACACAGTTGCCGCATGGAGGTGCACCGTCCGGACGCCTGGCCCGGCGGAAGCCTCCACCCCCACCAGGCTGGGTACCAGACCTACCAACAGTACCCCAACATGAACAGTCAGCCCAGCCAGGATCATGCACCCCCCGGGAGAGAAGCCCCCCTGCCCCCAAGTGCCCCCCTGCAGGACACCCCAGGAAGAGAGAGCACAG ATCCAGAACGAGAGCGCCACGGCACCACGGACAGGGAGGCCCTGCCTGATCTGCTGCCCCAGAGAGAGCGCTCTCCCCAGGCTTCCCCCCAGCACAGAGCCCCTAGGAGAGCGGACCTGTGGTGGGACGACGAGGTGGCGGAAAGAGTCGCCCACCAGCTGAGGAGAATCGGTGATGACCTGAATGCTACCTTTGTCCAGCGAGTG gaTGATGTTCCCCAGCGGCAGGACTGGAGAGGCCTGTGTCTAGGGGTCCTCCACTTCCTTTCGGATACCCTCAGCACTCTGTACCGACTGATATAG